The following are from one region of the Salvia splendens isolate huo1 chromosome 2, SspV2, whole genome shotgun sequence genome:
- the LOC121787369 gene encoding uncharacterized protein LOC121787369, whose translation MGTSHRSGILRRSNDTARLLLTTIMGMVLGYFIGVSFPSVYLSKINLPSSLMTSLDMALNDDPHSSTSRSFPGNLATGSTPLTTKIYVPTNPRGAESLPPGIVVSESDLYLRRLWGDPNEDLERKPKYLVTFTVGFEQMNRIDATMKKFSEDFQILLFHYDGRASDWDQLEWSRRAIHVSAIKQTKWWYAKRFLHPDVVSAYDYIFIWDEDLGVEHFNADKYIQLVKKHGLEISQPGLEPNNGLTWQMTKRSGDREVHKDTEEKPGWCSDPRLPPCAAFVEIMAPVFSREAWRCVWHMIQNDLVHGWGLDFALRRCADPAHEKIGVVDSQWIVHQVIPSLGNQGQTVDGKAPWQGVRERCRNEWKIFQDRLSTADKAYFSQL comes from the exons ATGGGAACCTCACATCGCAG TGGGATATTAAGGAGATCAAATGACACTGCCCGACTTCTATTAACAACAATCATGGGGATGGTCTTGGGATATTTTATAGGTGTTTCATTTCCATCTGTTTACTTAAGTAAG ATTAATCTACCTTCAAGTTTAATGACATCTCTTGACATGGCCTTAAATGATGATCCTCATAGTTCTACTAGTCGCAGTTTTCCTGGAAACCTTGCTACCGGAAGTACTCCTTTGACAACTAAG ATATATGTTCCTACAAATCCCCGTGGTGCAGAGTCTTTGCCACCAGGAATCGTTgtctcagaatctgacctttatCTTCGGAGATTATGGGGTGACCCTAATGAG GATCTGGAAAGGAAGCCAAAGTACCTAGTGACATTTACTGTTGGTTTTGAACAAATGAACCGTATTGATGCAACAATGAAAAAG TTCTCTGAGGATTTTCAAATACTGCTTTTCCATTATGATGGTCGAGCCAGTGACTGGGATCAATTAGAGTGGTCACGGCGTGCCATACATGTCAGTGcaataaaacaaacaaagtG GTGGTACGCAAAGAGATTTTTACACCCAGATGTTGTATCAGCTTATgattatattttcatttgggATGAAGATCTTGGAGTTGAACACTTCAATGCTGATAA GTATATTCAATTGGTTAAAAAACATGGTTTAGAGATCTCCCAACCCGGTCTTGAACCCAACAATGGACTTACATGGCAGATGACTAAAAGGAGTGGTGACAGAGAAGTTCACAA GGATACAGAGGAGAAACCAGGCTGGTGCAGTGATCCGCGCTTGCCTCCATGTGCAGC ctttgtagaaatcatggctcCAGTATTTTCTCGTGAAGCTTGGAGATGTGTTTGGCATATGATCCAG AATGATTTGGTACATGGATGGGGATTGGATTTTGCATTAAGAAGATGTGCAGAT CCTGCACATGAAAAAATTGGTGTTGTTGACTCACAATGGATTGTCCATCAAGTAATTCCGTCACTTGGAAATCAG GGACAGACTGTTGATGGAAAAGCTCCATGGCAAGGG GTACGAGAGAGATGCAGAAACGAATGGAAGATTTTTCAGGATCGGCTTTCTACCGCAGACAAGGCATACTTTTCCCAGCTGTAG